Proteins encoded together in one Candidatus Kaiserbacteria bacterium window:
- a CDS encoding HlyD family efflux transporter periplasmic adaptor subunit, which yields MISFSTLRRKLGDLGHVIISAYTAMPMPRTRAFVSRYSTKRTGIALLIVVIFLGFGVTKSLFTGEDDSERTVVARQVTTAPAGLVSQLESVLETTGEVKSQTQGDLRAQRAGVITSVNATVGQRVRAGTIIASIENASERASVAQAQASVAQATANFSKVSGGTRDEQLAVLKANTASALQGMNEATASARNTLLSAYAASDAAFSGGIDVFFNNPDGANPKLTFVSTNSSQATAAEHGRFILESTINRHAAASGDVSILSTAQVLSEIDTLETEMIEIKNTLDNVISALDGAVTTASVTSTTIASYKTTAIAARTSILGTLSSLSASRGALNGAQTALTVAQENESQGVTGAQQEDVEVAQAQLESAQATLAQAVAQLENTRVRAPVTGIVTILTVDRGDFVTSFQDIGLVANDNALEIETFVASNAIDRIAVGGRALINRKHEGVITSIAPGVDPVKRQVEVHIALVADDVPLTHGSRVSVEFLNLASQNISEDDTKILVPIASLKLVGDDAFVFIVTEESTLEAIAVELGSVVQSSIEIVDGITRDTEIVLDARGLAAGATVIVSN from the coding sequence ATGATTTCATTCTCAACTCTGCGACGAAAGCTAGGTGACCTTGGTCACGTAATCATTTCTGCTTATACCGCAATGCCAATGCCACGCACCCGGGCTTTTGTAAGCCGGTACTCTACAAAACGAACTGGAATCGCACTTCTTATTGTCGTTATCTTTTTAGGATTTGGTGTAACCAAGAGCTTGTTTACTGGAGAGGATGATTCAGAAAGAACAGTTGTTGCGCGACAGGTAACAACTGCACCCGCTGGTCTTGTATCTCAGCTTGAATCTGTCCTTGAAACTACAGGGGAGGTAAAATCTCAAACACAAGGTGATCTTCGCGCACAACGAGCAGGTGTTATAACGAGTGTGAACGCGACGGTTGGTCAACGTGTGCGAGCTGGGACTATTATCGCATCAATCGAGAATGCATCCGAACGGGCAAGCGTTGCGCAGGCCCAAGCGAGTGTCGCACAGGCTACCGCAAATTTTAGTAAAGTGTCCGGTGGTACTCGTGACGAACAACTAGCAGTACTCAAAGCAAATACTGCAAGTGCACTGCAAGGTATGAATGAAGCAACAGCTTCAGCCCGCAATACGTTACTCAGTGCCTACGCTGCAAGTGATGCAGCTTTTTCAGGTGGTATTGATGTTTTCTTTAACAACCCTGACGGAGCAAACCCAAAGCTTACTTTTGTTTCAACAAATAGCTCTCAAGCAACAGCAGCCGAACATGGGCGCTTTATCTTGGAAAGCACTATCAATCGCCATGCTGCGGCTTCAGGAGATGTTTCAATCCTATCAACCGCACAAGTTCTATCAGAAATTGATACTTTAGAAACAGAAATGATCGAGATTAAAAATACGCTCGACAATGTCATTTCTGCACTTGACGGCGCAGTGACGACTGCATCAGTTACTTCAACAACTATTGCAAGTTACAAAACCACAGCTATCGCTGCACGAACAAGTATCCTTGGTACGTTATCTTCCCTTTCAGCTTCTCGCGGTGCACTTAATGGCGCACAAACTGCGTTAACTGTAGCGCAAGAAAACGAATCACAAGGTGTGACTGGAGCACAGCAGGAAGATGTAGAAGTTGCACAAGCTCAATTAGAGTCAGCTCAGGCAACGCTTGCCCAAGCCGTTGCACAGCTTGAAAACACACGAGTGCGAGCACCAGTAACTGGCATTGTTACTATTCTTACTGTTGATAGAGGTGATTTCGTAACTTCATTCCAAGACATTGGGCTTGTGGCAAACGATAATGCACTCGAAATAGAAACATTTGTCGCTTCAAACGCAATTGATCGTATTGCAGTGGGTGGGCGCGCGCTTATAAACCGAAAGCACGAAGGTGTTATTACAAGCATTGCGCCAGGGGTTGATCCCGTTAAACGTCAGGTGGAAGTGCATATTGCTCTTGTTGCTGACGACGTACCATTAACTCACGGTTCACGTGTCTCAGTAGAATTTCTCAATCTTGCAAGCCAAAACATTAGTGAAGACGACACAAAAATTCTTGTACCGATAGCCTCTCTTAAACTTGTGGGAGATGATGCATTCGTATTTATCGTGACTGAAGAGAGTACTCTTGAAGCAATTGCAGTGGAGCTTGGCTCTGTTGTCCAGTCATCCATTGAAATTGTCGATGGTATTACTCGTGACACAGAAATCGTTCTTGATGCTCGCGGACTCGCTGCCGGCGCGACTGTAATAGTTTCTAACTAA
- a CDS encoding ParB/RepB/Spo0J family partition protein, which produces MATVAKLESTEEDFSPNTIYPVTLNQILPFPDQPRQHFDEQGIKDLAESIQEKGQQTPVVLCKNPSYPEHFMLVGGERRFRAFTLISQLTGKNPEVLAVFKPFENGENHFRIALLDNHHRKGLCELDEAHAFAKLHHKFGDTIARIAKDMGKSVSHVNQYILVAGLPEEVKELMNPNLPRIERLNISAAIKIAQGVPKSNPDLRIELARESVERSLPVVEVSAFVERRTEQAGYRIGGSRRKPSDDYKALLGFFGRTKTQLKRHCAHPNIEALFLKRDDPAADKKAALESIDSVVRQLESLRRKIAGDET; this is translated from the coding sequence ATGGCTACGGTTGCAAAACTTGAATCGACTGAAGAAGACTTCAGTCCAAATACTATTTACCCTGTGACGCTGAACCAAATTCTTCCATTTCCGGACCAGCCTCGGCAACATTTTGACGAACAAGGCATCAAGGATTTGGCAGAAAGTATTCAGGAAAAAGGCCAGCAAACGCCCGTCGTTCTCTGCAAGAACCCCAGTTATCCTGAACATTTTATGCTCGTCGGGGGTGAAAGACGCTTTCGGGCGTTCACTCTCATAAGTCAGCTTACTGGGAAAAATCCTGAAGTCCTTGCGGTGTTTAAGCCGTTCGAAAATGGGGAAAATCATTTCCGGATTGCGTTGCTTGATAATCACCACAGAAAAGGTCTTTGCGAACTTGATGAAGCACATGCATTCGCGAAACTTCATCATAAATTTGGCGACACAATTGCACGTATCGCCAAAGACATGGGAAAGTCAGTTTCCCATGTTAACCAATACATTCTGGTTGCCGGCCTCCCTGAGGAGGTAAAGGAACTGATGAATCCAAATCTTCCCAGAATCGAAAGGCTCAACATAAGTGCGGCAATAAAGATTGCACAAGGGGTTCCTAAGAGCAATCCCGATCTGCGTATTGAACTTGCCAGGGAATCTGTGGAAAGAAGTCTGCCGGTAGTTGAGGTTAGTGCATTCGTCGAAAGGAGAACTGAGCAAGCCGGATACCGCATTGGTGGAAGCAGAAGAAAACCTTCTGATGATTATAAGGCGCTTCTGGGGTTTTTCGGGAGAACAAAAACCCAGCTTAAGCGTCACTGTGCGCATCCAAATATCGAAGCGCTATTCCTAAAACGAGACGATCCTGCAGCTGATAAAAAAGCAGCTCTGGAGAGTATCGATTCCGTTGTGCGACAACTGGAATCACTTCGTCGCAAAATTGCAGGCGATGAAACGTAG
- a CDS encoding response regulator transcription factor produces the protein MKILCVGVDETTLEFLRAHGFAIEEGSDIETAEDLDPYLLGLESAAGLVDVEASGLGIFFPRSVRNARNTTPLVGIASVNKDEAWSETCAEFLEIGGDYLVKRPVSPREVIAALSSSIRRSNNGLHDIVFCELQDPKLGDLTLKINTTTSRVYVDDKEILLTGKERSCIRTLALAVDRVLSKEQILNSMYALEIDEPELKIIDVFMCKIRKKLAEVDPRASIFIQTIWGRGYSLVSLLALNNSEQKAV, from the coding sequence ATGAAAATTCTCTGTGTAGGTGTTGATGAGACTACGCTAGAATTCTTGAGAGCACATGGATTCGCGATCGAGGAGGGATCGGACATTGAAACTGCTGAAGATCTCGATCCTTACTTGCTGGGTCTTGAATCTGCTGCTGGCCTTGTAGACGTTGAGGCAAGTGGTCTTGGAATTTTCTTTCCACGATCAGTTCGCAATGCAAGAAACACCACGCCACTTGTCGGAATCGCATCGGTCAACAAAGACGAAGCATGGTCAGAAACATGTGCCGAATTTTTGGAAATCGGGGGAGACTATTTGGTCAAACGGCCGGTAAGTCCGCGAGAAGTAATTGCTGCCCTAAGTTCGAGCATACGCCGATCAAACAACGGCTTGCATGACATCGTCTTCTGCGAACTGCAGGATCCTAAATTGGGAGATCTTACTCTCAAGATCAATACAACGACGAGCAGAGTGTATGTCGATGATAAAGAGATCCTTCTTACTGGCAAAGAAAGAAGCTGTATTCGTACGCTTGCTTTGGCCGTAGACAGAGTGCTTTCAAAAGAGCAGATTCTCAACAGCATGTACGCCCTCGAAATTGATGAGCCGGAATTAAAAATTATCGACGTCTTCATGTGCAAGATTCGTAAAAAACTGGCAGAAGTCGATCCACGTGCCAGCATTTTTATTCAGACAATTTGGGGTCGAGGCTACTCTTTGGTAAGCCTGCTTGCCCTAAACAACTCTGAACAAAAGGCTGTGTGA
- a CDS encoding DUF1153 domain-containing protein codes for MSGTLYDAEGNSILREEDLPPTITRWTPGRKAMIVRAVDLGILSFERLEKKYDVDANTLIEWRTTLQKDGVKGLRVTRRH; via the coding sequence GTGAGTGGAACTCTGTATGATGCTGAGGGCAATTCCATTTTGAGGGAAGAAGATCTTCCTCCGACCATAACTCGCTGGACACCTGGACGTAAGGCGATGATTGTGAGAGCTGTCGATCTAGGCATCCTTTCTTTTGAGAGACTAGAAAAAAAGTACGATGTCGACGCGAACACGCTTATCGAGTGGCGAACTACCTTACAAAAAGACGGTGTGAAAGGGCTTCGCGTGACGCGTCGTCATTAA
- the ychF gene encoding redox-regulated ATPase YchF, which yields MSLSIGIVGLPNVGKSTLFNALTKKSVTAANFPFCTIDPSVGVVAVPDARLNQLAEMSKSEKTLPAIVEFVDIAGLVKGASEGEGLGNQFLANIREVDAIAQVVRVFDDEDITHVHGAVDPIHDIDIINLELVLADTQTVAKRLGTIEKDVKAGNKEAAILKSALEKLLVTLESGKLASVTRLDEKELVQVKGLQLLTMKPFMYILNKKSSGFNVHEQPDERGVQLKSFLEDAGVYWVEVDASVEDELKDVHGDDAQEFRREFGILQSGVDELIKTGYSLLNLISFFTTGEKETRAWTIKKGSTAPTAAGVIHTDFETKFIRAETISWEELLNAGSWSAAKGNGKVRTEGKEYIVQDGDVMEFLHS from the coding sequence ATGTCACTTTCCATAGGTATCGTAGGACTTCCAAACGTCGGTAAATCGACGCTTTTTAATGCACTCACGAAGAAGTCAGTTACCGCAGCAAACTTTCCTTTTTGTACTATCGATCCCTCAGTTGGTGTAGTTGCAGTACCAGACGCACGTCTCAATCAACTTGCAGAAATGTCGAAATCAGAAAAAACTCTACCCGCCATCGTTGAGTTTGTTGATATAGCGGGACTCGTCAAAGGAGCATCTGAAGGTGAGGGGCTTGGAAACCAATTCCTCGCTAACATCCGTGAGGTAGATGCAATTGCGCAAGTTGTACGTGTTTTTGATGATGAGGATATTACGCATGTACACGGAGCAGTGGATCCTATACATGATATAGATATTATAAATCTTGAGCTTGTTCTTGCAGATACCCAAACTGTGGCAAAACGTCTAGGCACTATTGAGAAAGATGTTAAAGCTGGGAACAAAGAAGCTGCAATTCTAAAAAGTGCATTAGAGAAATTGCTCGTAACTCTTGAGTCAGGAAAACTTGCGAGTGTCACTCGACTGGATGAGAAAGAACTTGTACAGGTAAAAGGCTTGCAACTGCTGACAATGAAGCCCTTTATGTATATCTTAAACAAAAAAAGCTCCGGATTTAATGTCCATGAACAACCAGATGAACGTGGTGTTCAGCTAAAAAGTTTCCTTGAAGACGCAGGGGTATACTGGGTAGAAGTCGATGCAAGCGTTGAAGACGAACTAAAAGATGTGCACGGGGATGACGCACAAGAATTTAGACGTGAGTTTGGAATTCTACAAAGTGGAGTAGATGAGCTTATAAAAACTGGGTATTCGCTCTTAAACTTAATTTCATTCTTCACCACAGGCGAAAAAGAAACACGTGCATGGACAATTAAGAAGGGGAGTACAGCACCAACTGCTGCTGGAGTTATTCACACTGATTTTGAAACAAAATTTATTCGTGCAGAAACTATTTCGTGGGAAGAACTTCTTAACGCTGGTTCGTGGAGTGCAGCAAAAGGAAACGGGAAAGTGCGTACAGAAGGTAAAGAATATATCGTACAAGATGGTGACGTGATGGAGTTTTTGCATAGTTAA
- a CDS encoding leucine--tRNA ligase translates to MRKYDYAKIEAKWQKQWEALKSNTIDKDDASKEKFYLLDMFPYPSGDGLHMGHTEAYTANDIFSRYKKAQGFNVLHATGFDSFGLPAENYAIKTGTHPKETTKTNAKNFVRQWKALGINYDYDDAIFTSDSSYYKWTQWLFLQFFKNDLVYKKTTIVNWCESCKTVLANEQVENGACERCKNDVIQKPIPSWFFKTTEFAEDLITGHEKIDWPEATRKNQINWIGKSEGAELTFTIKEREERIAVFTTRPDTLFGATYVVLAPEHPLIDIWTSNVHILENMEEVKKYVESAQKKTDLERTVNTKEKTGVELKGVKAINPANQEEIPIYIADYVLAQYGTGAIMAVPAHDTRDAEFATTRDLPALRVITGGETGKTNPVEKNKKIVVTDSAKVAIEVKLNVYSGEGELVNSGEFDGLTSGEAKQKITEKVGGVMKTTYKLRDWSISRQRYWGTPIPIVYDPEGTAHPVPEEHLPWILPEDVDFVPTGEAPLAKSKELQERTEKIFGKGWAPEVDTMDTFVCSSWYYLRYPDPFNEEEFCSEKRLKHWLPVDLYIGGAEHTYLHLMYARFFTKALNKIGLLDFDEPFLKMRHQGMVLDEHGVKMSKSKGNIVNPDDMVKRFGADAVRMYMMFAAPLADEVIWNENGIVGTARFLERFWKLQESLVETSSRESERAVHKLIRKVGADIEDLKFNTAIAAFMSFLNTIERTSISKKEYATVIRLLAPFAPHISEELWEATSDSKESVHTQPWPHYDTELVTDENVNIVVQVNGKLRGHVQVRTDTPEEGVIVAIRTDEKLSSYLESEPKKIIYVPNRLINLVV, encoded by the coding sequence ATGCGAAAATACGATTATGCCAAAATTGAAGCGAAATGGCAGAAACAGTGGGAAGCTTTAAAAAGCAACACTATTGATAAAGACGATGCATCGAAAGAAAAATTTTACCTCCTCGACATGTTTCCGTATCCATCAGGTGACGGATTACACATGGGGCACACTGAGGCCTACACCGCTAATGATATATTCTCGCGTTATAAAAAAGCGCAAGGTTTTAACGTGCTTCATGCAACCGGCTTTGATTCTTTCGGGCTACCGGCTGAGAATTATGCAATAAAAACTGGTACACATCCAAAAGAAACGACCAAAACGAATGCAAAGAACTTTGTACGGCAATGGAAAGCGCTTGGTATCAACTATGATTATGATGACGCAATCTTTACTTCAGATTCAAGTTACTATAAGTGGACTCAGTGGTTGTTCTTACAATTTTTTAAGAATGATTTAGTATACAAAAAAACGACGATAGTAAACTGGTGCGAATCATGCAAAACGGTGCTTGCGAATGAGCAAGTAGAAAACGGTGCATGTGAGCGGTGTAAGAATGACGTGATACAAAAACCAATTCCAAGCTGGTTTTTCAAAACAACTGAATTTGCAGAAGATCTAATTACCGGGCATGAAAAAATAGATTGGCCTGAAGCGACACGAAAAAATCAAATAAATTGGATAGGGAAAAGCGAGGGTGCGGAGCTCACGTTTACTATAAAAGAACGAGAAGAAAGAATTGCCGTATTTACCACACGTCCTGATACACTCTTTGGTGCAACGTATGTGGTTCTTGCTCCTGAACATCCTCTTATCGATATATGGACATCCAACGTCCATATATTGGAGAATATGGAAGAGGTAAAGAAGTATGTTGAAAGTGCTCAAAAAAAGACTGATCTAGAACGAACAGTAAATACAAAGGAAAAGACAGGTGTGGAGTTAAAGGGGGTTAAAGCTATTAACCCTGCAAATCAAGAGGAGATTCCTATATACATTGCAGACTATGTGCTTGCACAATACGGAACTGGGGCAATTATGGCAGTTCCGGCTCACGACACTCGAGATGCTGAATTCGCGACAACTAGAGACCTTCCTGCACTAAGAGTTATCACGGGAGGAGAAACTGGCAAGACAAATCCAGTTGAAAAAAATAAGAAAATTGTAGTTACTGATTCTGCTAAGGTAGCCATAGAAGTAAAGCTAAACGTGTACTCTGGAGAAGGGGAATTGGTTAATTCAGGAGAATTCGACGGCCTTACTTCAGGCGAGGCAAAGCAAAAAATTACTGAAAAAGTTGGAGGAGTAATGAAAACCACCTATAAGCTGCGTGATTGGTCAATCTCTCGACAACGCTACTGGGGGACTCCTATCCCTATTGTGTACGACCCTGAGGGTACTGCTCATCCTGTACCAGAAGAACATCTACCATGGATACTTCCAGAGGATGTTGATTTTGTGCCCACTGGCGAAGCACCACTTGCAAAGTCAAAGGAACTACAAGAGAGAACTGAAAAAATATTCGGAAAAGGATGGGCGCCAGAAGTAGACACTATGGATACCTTCGTGTGTTCCTCATGGTATTACTTACGCTATCCAGACCCTTTTAACGAAGAAGAATTTTGCAGTGAGAAGCGCTTGAAACATTGGCTACCTGTTGATCTCTACATTGGAGGCGCAGAGCATACGTATTTACATCTCATGTACGCTCGTTTCTTTACGAAGGCACTAAACAAAATAGGACTTTTGGATTTTGATGAACCATTCCTAAAGATGCGTCATCAAGGAATGGTCCTTGATGAGCACGGTGTAAAGATGAGTAAATCGAAGGGGAATATCGTAAACCCAGATGACATGGTCAAAAGGTTCGGTGCTGACGCTGTTCGTATGTATATGATGTTTGCCGCACCGTTAGCCGATGAAGTTATCTGGAATGAAAATGGAATAGTAGGAACCGCTCGTTTCCTTGAACGGTTTTGGAAATTACAAGAATCACTTGTTGAGACATCCTCGAGAGAATCAGAGCGCGCGGTACATAAACTTATCCGTAAGGTGGGAGCTGATATCGAAGATTTGAAATTCAATACAGCTATAGCTGCGTTTATGTCATTCCTTAATACAATTGAACGGACAAGTATCAGTAAAAAAGAATACGCGACGGTTATACGCCTTCTTGCACCATTTGCACCACATATATCTGAGGAGCTCTGGGAGGCAACTAGTGATTCGAAAGAATCAGTTCATACGCAACCATGGCCACACTACGATACAGAGCTTGTGACTGATGAGAATGTGAATATTGTAGTACAAGTAAACGGAAAACTTCGTGGACACGTGCAGGTTCGAACAGATACACCTGAAGAGGGTGTGATTGTAGCCATACGAACTGACGAGAAATTGTCATCGTACTTAGAATCTGAACCAAAGAAAATTATCTACGTTCCTAATAGGCTAATTAATTTAGTAGTCTAG
- the mltG gene encoding endolytic transglycosylase MltG has translation MFEHYKEKLKMSFERLYVRFISHHESVSDAVYDWHDTRLDNLNRRTFVILAIGLIFVSVLYVESFHPTDDFPIEQYITIEEGETLQSLAQVLEDEDIVRSAHWLEILVRLRGGQHSVHAGDYLFAKPVGAFSVARIITTGAYGLEPIKITIPEGATVADMAIIYDRRLFKFDADKFLRDTNDLEGYLFPDTYHFLPNVREDEVIRVMQDTFQSRIAEFEDDLAESEYSLHEIITLASIIEKEAWKPKDQKLISGVLHNRLDDGMRLQVDATFTYTHDKGTYDITLAELKDEENPYNTYVHKGLPPGPIAAVGESAISAALRPTPSSFYFYLADRTGTTYFSATYAEHLAKKRVYVD, from the coding sequence ATGTTTGAGCACTATAAAGAAAAACTAAAAATGTCTTTTGAACGTCTGTATGTTCGTTTTATATCACATCACGAGAGTGTAAGTGATGCAGTGTACGATTGGCATGACACACGACTAGACAACTTAAACCGGCGAACATTCGTTATACTCGCAATTGGTTTAATTTTTGTATCTGTACTGTACGTAGAAAGTTTTCATCCAACGGATGATTTTCCTATTGAACAGTACATAACAATTGAAGAAGGGGAAACGTTGCAATCGCTTGCCCAAGTACTAGAAGACGAGGACATCGTACGAAGCGCCCACTGGTTAGAAATTCTTGTTCGGCTCCGTGGTGGACAACATTCAGTTCACGCCGGAGATTATCTGTTTGCAAAGCCAGTCGGAGCGTTTTCGGTAGCACGCATTATTACCACTGGAGCGTACGGTCTTGAGCCAATTAAAATCACTATTCCTGAAGGGGCTACTGTTGCCGATATGGCAATCATTTATGACAGGCGGCTCTTCAAATTCGATGCAGACAAGTTCCTCCGCGATACGAATGATCTTGAAGGCTACCTTTTCCCCGATACGTATCATTTCCTTCCGAATGTTCGTGAAGATGAAGTAATCCGTGTAATGCAAGATACATTCCAATCGCGTATTGCAGAGTTTGAAGACGACCTTGCTGAATCTGAGTATTCGCTTCATGAAATAATTACACTCGCTTCTATTATTGAGAAAGAAGCGTGGAAGCCAAAAGACCAAAAACTTATATCTGGCGTACTACACAATCGTCTCGACGACGGTATGCGCCTTCAGGTGGATGCAACGTTTACATACACGCACGACAAGGGTACCTATGACATAACACTCGCTGAACTCAAAGACGAGGAAAACCCCTACAATACATACGTGCATAAAGGACTCCCACCCGGACCAATTGCGGCAGTTGGTGAATCTGCAATAAGCGCAGCGTTGAGACCAACACCAAGTAGTTTTTATTTCTATCTCGCTGACCGTACTGGAACAACCTACTTCAGCGCAACGTACGCCGAACATCTTGCAAAAAAACGAGTATACGTTGACTAA
- the mnmA gene encoding tRNA 2-thiouridine(34) synthase MnmA: MKKVFVALSGGVDSSVVAHILQSQGWDVTAVFIRVWQPDFMPCTQDEEERAALRVAASLGIPFRRLDLSDEYKKGVVDTMISEYRAGRTPNPDVLCNAEIKFGAFLKYAKREGANKIATGHHARVHTSNDTYTLLRGVDETKDQAYFLWKLTQEELSHTLMPVGEMSKTDVREYAEKHALPSAHKPDSQGLCFIGHVDMKTFLKNFIEAKSGRVLDENGKTIGNHEGIEFVTLGQRGGFTITDKDAHGRVYYVVQKDAAANTITVSTQQNTIDTEKVEIKLTDTNWLMPIVSSKEYTCEIRYHGLPIVCTVEITGEHEARVHTTTPILVAKGQSVVVYEKDVCFGGGVVA; the protein is encoded by the coding sequence ATGAAAAAAGTTTTTGTTGCACTTTCAGGTGGCGTCGATAGTTCAGTTGTCGCTCACATATTACAAAGCCAAGGGTGGGATGTTACCGCGGTTTTTATACGTGTGTGGCAACCTGATTTCATGCCCTGTACCCAAGACGAAGAAGAACGCGCGGCACTTCGTGTCGCAGCATCACTCGGTATACCATTTCGACGCCTTGACCTCTCTGACGAATATAAGAAAGGTGTCGTTGATACAATGATCTCAGAATATCGTGCGGGGCGTACACCAAACCCTGATGTGCTGTGTAATGCTGAGATAAAATTTGGTGCATTTCTTAAATACGCCAAACGTGAAGGAGCTAACAAAATAGCAACAGGTCACCACGCTCGTGTACATACGTCTAATGATACATACACACTCCTACGTGGGGTTGATGAAACTAAAGATCAAGCGTATTTCTTATGGAAACTCACTCAAGAAGAACTGAGTCATACGTTGATGCCAGTTGGTGAAATGTCTAAGACAGACGTTCGAGAATATGCAGAAAAACACGCGCTTCCAAGTGCACACAAACCTGATAGCCAAGGGCTCTGTTTTATTGGTCACGTTGATATGAAAACGTTTCTAAAAAACTTCATCGAAGCAAAGTCAGGACGTGTGCTGGATGAAAACGGAAAAACAATCGGAAATCACGAAGGTATTGAATTCGTTACTCTTGGACAACGAGGGGGGTTCACCATTACAGACAAAGACGCTCATGGTCGCGTGTACTATGTTGTACAAAAAGATGCAGCAGCTAATACAATTACTGTTTCTACCCAACAGAACACTATCGACACAGAAAAGGTGGAGATAAAACTTACCGATACCAACTGGCTTATGCCAATTGTGTCTTCAAAAGAATATACGTGTGAAATTCGCTACCATGGTCTACCTATTGTGTGCACGGTAGAAATAACGGGAGAACATGAAGCACGTGTGCATACAACTACTCCAATCCTCGTAGCAAAAGGACAATCTGTTGTCGTGTATGAAAAGGATGTCTGCTTCGGCGGAGGAGTGGTTGCCTAA
- a CDS encoding restriction endonuclease: MATLITKMNGEQEPFNPEKLDRSLARAGASADIRKKIVQHVVETIHDGITTQEIYQHAFDLLRTEERQPVAARYSVKRAVLDLGPSGFPFEQFVAAIFESMGYTDVQTGVAAQGKCAPHEVDVMAEHQGKRIAAEVKFHNSLGIKTDLKVALYVKARFDDLTNKGRAVDEGWLITNTRFTRNAARFGNCSNMHLLGWDYPRGRGLEVLIDQAGVHPITALTSINQTEKRALLDDNIVLCRQMPNTDEDMARYGIHGDNQEAVREEVNGLCTIPKVTPMTAQ, encoded by the coding sequence ATGGCTACATTAATTACAAAGATGAACGGTGAGCAAGAACCGTTTAATCCAGAAAAACTAGACCGTTCACTTGCACGCGCTGGAGCCTCAGCAGACATACGCAAAAAGATTGTCCAACACGTAGTCGAGACAATTCATGATGGCATAACGACACAAGAAATTTACCAACATGCTTTCGATTTGCTTCGCACAGAAGAACGACAACCAGTTGCGGCTCGCTATTCAGTAAAACGTGCCGTATTAGATTTAGGGCCTTCTGGATTTCCATTTGAACAGTTTGTGGCTGCAATTTTTGAATCGATGGGATATACGGATGTACAAACAGGAGTTGCTGCACAAGGAAAGTGTGCACCGCACGAAGTTGACGTCATGGCTGAACACCAAGGAAAACGCATTGCCGCTGAAGTAAAATTCCACAACAGCCTTGGTATCAAAACAGATTTAAAAGTAGCTCTCTATGTAAAAGCTAGATTTGATGACCTAACTAATAAGGGACGTGCTGTTGATGAAGGGTGGCTTATTACAAATACACGGTTTACTCGTAATGCAGCGCGCTTTGGAAATTGCAGTAACATGCATTTGTTGGGCTGGGACTACCCGCGAGGTCGTGGACTTGAAGTTCTTATCGACCAAGCGGGGGTACACCCAATTACCGCACTCACTTCTATTAATCAAACAGAGAAACGAGCATTGCTTGATGACAACATTGTCTTATGTCGACAGATGCCAAACACTGATGAAGACATGGCGCGCTATGGGATACATGGGGACAACCAAGAAGCTGTTCGCGAAGAGGTGAATGGGCTTTGCACTATCCCAAAAGTTACACCCATGACAGCACAGTAA